The Panacibacter microcysteis genome includes a window with the following:
- a CDS encoding OmpA family protein gives MKKILLFVLLITGITSVAQVNKPFEKENFPDQKDAFKEAKKNYEEGKSIFLSGYKIYLSELDFFLSSHEYMPVSRHDYNHAGEAAFRAALKPLEAANAFNPDNADVNWMIAFCKFAINSQSDASLKYFEKASQLNPNVFPEFSYYAGWAYHLQAKWDDALKYYNLYLTSLKTQSKVPAYKLEDINKKIAECNTGKELMSKPKRVRINNLGDGVNSSFPDYSAFITTDESMVVFTSRRNNSTGQKLDPLSGGYYEDLYLSNKVDKKWGSAQNLGAPINTPGHDATAGLSNDGTTLYIYENQKGDGGDLYESVLKGTAWKIPEHMNKNINTKAHESTISESFDNKVVYFISDRDKGIGARDIYYCTKDAKDNWVNPTNIGTTINTKYDEEGVFMHPDGITMYFSSQGHGSMGGYDIFKSTLTDGKWSEPENLGWPINGPDDDVFFVVAGNGRRGYYSSAREGGYGDKDIYSITFLGDDKPFLLSNEDNLIASVTAPVKTIQPAPPVELQQPSLTILKGTITDEITKQPLEATIELNDLDKNELIATFKSNSATGKYLVTLPDGHNYGIAVTAPGYLFHSENFNIPKTNGFQEIIKDVELKKVAVGNKIILKNIFFDFDKSTLRPQSINELQRLMKFMNDNPTVKIEIGGHTDSYGSDEYNIRLSQSRCESVVKYLIEHGIAKDRLKAHGYGEKVPIDTNETPEGRQMNRRTEFEIIGN, from the coding sequence ATGAAAAAAATATTACTATTTGTTTTACTCATAACAGGTATTACATCAGTAGCGCAGGTAAATAAACCATTTGAGAAAGAAAATTTTCCAGACCAGAAAGATGCCTTCAAAGAAGCAAAGAAAAATTATGAAGAAGGGAAGTCGATATTTTTAAGCGGCTATAAAATATATTTAAGTGAGCTCGACTTTTTTCTTTCTTCGCATGAGTATATGCCCGTAAGCCGCCATGATTATAACCATGCCGGCGAGGCTGCATTTCGTGCCGCGTTGAAACCGCTTGAAGCAGCAAATGCATTCAATCCTGACAATGCAGATGTGAACTGGATGATTGCCTTTTGTAAGTTTGCCATCAACAGCCAGAGTGATGCATCATTAAAATATTTTGAAAAAGCTTCTCAGTTAAACCCAAATGTCTTTCCTGAGTTTTCTTACTACGCAGGCTGGGCGTATCATTTACAGGCAAAGTGGGACGACGCTTTAAAGTATTATAATCTTTATCTAACCTCACTTAAAACGCAGTCGAAAGTACCTGCGTATAAACTGGAAGATATTAACAAGAAGATAGCAGAATGTAACACGGGTAAGGAACTGATGTCAAAGCCAAAACGCGTACGCATCAATAACCTTGGCGATGGTGTAAATTCATCTTTTCCTGATTACAGTGCGTTTATTACAACAGATGAATCGATGGTGGTGTTTACATCAAGAAGAAATAATTCAACCGGTCAAAAGCTCGATCCGCTTTCCGGGGGCTATTACGAAGATCTTTACCTGAGCAATAAGGTAGATAAAAAATGGGGGTCGGCACAAAACCTTGGTGCACCCATCAATACACCCGGGCATGATGCTACAGCCGGTTTATCTAACGATGGCACTACCTTGTATATTTATGAAAATCAGAAAGGAGATGGTGGAGACCTCTATGAAAGTGTACTGAAGGGAACAGCATGGAAGATTCCCGAGCATATGAATAAAAACATCAACACCAAAGCGCACGAGTCTACTATTTCCGAATCATTCGATAACAAAGTTGTTTACTTCATCAGCGACAGGGACAAAGGCATTGGCGCACGGGACATTTACTACTGCACAAAAGATGCAAAAGATAACTGGGTCAATCCTACAAATATCGGCACTACTATCAATACCAAATATGACGAAGAAGGTGTGTTTATGCACCCCGATGGCATAACCATGTATTTTAGCAGCCAGGGCCATGGCTCAATGGGTGGTTACGATATTTTCAAATCCACGTTAACCGATGGCAAATGGTCTGAACCTGAGAACCTGGGTTGGCCTATCAATGGTCCTGATGATGATGTATTTTTCGTAGTTGCGGGTAATGGACGCAGGGGTTATTATTCCTCTGCCAGAGAAGGTGGTTATGGTGATAAAGACATTTATTCCATTACCTTTCTTGGAGATGATAAGCCTTTTTTGCTTAGCAATGAAGATAACCTGATAGCAAGCGTTACAGCCCCCGTAAAAACTATACAACCGGCACCACCGGTAGAATTGCAGCAGCCATCGCTTACCATTCTTAAAGGAACGATCACAGATGAAATTACAAAGCAACCATTGGAGGCAACGATTGAGTTAAACGATCTTGATAAGAATGAACTGATCGCAACATTTAAGTCGAACAGCGCAACAGGTAAATATCTTGTAACATTACCGGATGGTCACAACTATGGTATAGCGGTAACGGCGCCCGGTTACCTGTTCCATTCAGAGAACTTTAATATTCCCAAAACAAACGGCTTCCAGGAAATCATTAAAGATGTGGAGTTGAAAAAAGTAGCAGTGGGTAACAAGATCATCTTAAAGAATATCTTCTTCGACTTTGACAAGTCTACGTTGCGGCCGCAATCCATTAATGAATTGCAGCGCTTAATGAAATTCATGAATGATAACCCAACAGTTAAGATCGAAATAGGCGGCCACACAGACAGTTATGGTTCAGATGAGTATAATATTCGCTTATCACAGTCACGTTGCGAAAGCGTGGTAAAATACCTTATCGAACATGGTATTGCAAAAGACAGGTTAAAGGCACACGGTTATGGAGAAAAAGTTCCGATTGATACAAACGAAACACCGGAAGGCAGGCAGATGAACAGACGAACAGAATTTGAAATTATAGGAAATTAG
- a CDS encoding isoaspartyl peptidase/L-asparaginase family protein, which yields MLQRRRFLQMGSLGAGSLFSAKLFAGTAGTGKVPLVISTWDAGINANKGAWEVLKNGGTALDAVEKGVMVTEDEISCCVGLGANPDRDGHVTLDASIMDEKGNCGCVAFLERIKHPISVARKVMEKTPHVMLVGSGAQQFAISEGFQLEPDRLSPDAQKAYEEWLKKSEYKPQINVENTKNDQSFAPIKLPNGAWNHDTIGMLAIDAKGNLSGSCTTSGMGFKMRGRVGDSPIIGAGLFVDNEIGAAVSTGLGEEVIKVCGTHLVVEFMRQGNSPENACKLAVERIVKKNPARAKDFQVGFIAINKKGQYGGYCIQKGFNYAVCYSNNGSELVDGKYLL from the coding sequence ATGTTACAACGCCGACGCTTTTTACAAATGGGGTCTTTGGGGGCAGGATCACTCTTTTCAGCAAAACTTTTTGCAGGCACTGCCGGCACCGGTAAGGTGCCTTTGGTTATTTCTACATGGGATGCCGGCATTAATGCAAACAAAGGTGCATGGGAAGTATTGAAAAATGGTGGCACCGCTCTTGATGCCGTTGAAAAAGGTGTGATGGTTACAGAAGATGAGATCAGTTGCTGCGTAGGTCTTGGTGCCAATCCCGACAGAGATGGCCACGTTACGCTCGATGCCAGTATTATGGATGAAAAAGGCAACTGTGGTTGTGTAGCATTTCTTGAACGCATAAAACATCCTATCTCTGTTGCCAGGAAAGTAATGGAAAAAACACCGCATGTAATGCTGGTAGGCAGCGGTGCGCAACAGTTTGCTATAAGCGAGGGCTTTCAACTGGAGCCCGACAGGTTATCTCCCGATGCTCAGAAAGCTTACGAAGAATGGCTGAAAAAGTCGGAATACAAACCACAGATCAATGTAGAGAATACAAAGAACGACCAGTCATTTGCCCCCATCAAATTGCCAAACGGCGCATGGAACCATGATACTATCGGAATGCTAGCCATAGATGCAAAAGGTAACCTCAGCGGCAGTTGTACAACAAGCGGTATGGGTTTTAAAATGCGTGGCCGTGTAGGCGATTCGCCTATTATTGGTGCAGGCTTATTTGTAGACAATGAAATAGGTGCGGCCGTATCTACCGGTCTTGGCGAGGAAGTTATAAAGGTTTGCGGCACACACCTCGTAGTAGAGTTTATGCGCCAGGGCAATTCACCTGAAAATGCCTGTAAACTAGCCGTTGAGCGAATAGTAAAAAAGAATCCCGCCAGGGCAAAAGATTTCCAGGTTGGCTTTATAGCCATCAATAAGAAAGGGCAGTACGGCGGTTATTGTATACAAAAAGGCTTCAACTACGCAGTTTGTTATTCCAATAACGGCAGCGAACTGGTTGATGGCAAATACCTGTTATAA
- a CDS encoding phosphoribosylpyrophosphate synthetase, translating into MQTYDTLVDALNDLKKQGYTTDFNLAFDQLKCHETGVCLAPSQFEITSFYRFEGMTNPDDSSILYVVEAKDGSMKGTLVSAYGVYSDPVSDEMLNKLKIHQQ; encoded by the coding sequence ATGCAGACTTATGATACACTGGTTGATGCTTTGAATGATCTTAAAAAACAAGGCTACACAACAGATTTTAATCTTGCTTTTGACCAGCTCAAATGCCATGAGACCGGTGTTTGCCTTGCACCTTCACAATTTGAGATAACCAGCTTCTATCGCTTTGAGGGTATGACCAACCCTGATGATTCATCAATTTTATACGTAGTAGAAGCCAAGGACGGCAGTATGAAAGGAACGCTGGTTAGCGCGTACGGTGTATACAGCGATCCCGTAAGTGACGAAATGCTTAACAAACTAAAGATCCACCAGCAATAG
- a CDS encoding ABC transporter permease gives MTLKDSFSLAYRTVRSNRLRTGITVAIIAFGIMALIGIITAIDAMNGSLRESFSTMGANGFTISYKERFRFGNDNQTEKVEKGKKQKKSNLDKPIQLTEAELFKSAFNFPAVVSVALSGPGSTELRYKSKKTNPNVRVSGGDENYLPVNGFAVEYGRNLNRLDVQTGRNVCLLGSDVAKKLFGETGKEKGVDKIVSVAGVPYRVIGILKSKGSSALMRADNVVITSYNNVRRMGNSSPSFTIGVMANDVGLLDGAVAEATSIFRGIRRLTPGEDENFVAEKSDKLAETFIGLLGSIQGAAGAIGLITLIGAAIGLMNIMLVAVNERTREVGLIKALGGKRRNIRQQFLFESTIISLLGAFFGILFGVLLGNVASLIFGTGFVVPWAWVIAGVLICSVVGLLAGLWPAIKASKLSPIIALRYE, from the coding sequence ATGACGTTGAAAGATTCCTTCTCACTAGCATACCGCACTGTGCGTAGTAACAGGTTAAGAACAGGTATTACTGTTGCAATAATTGCATTTGGTATTATGGCACTTATTGGCATTATTACGGCCATAGACGCCATGAACGGAAGTTTGAGAGAGAGCTTTTCCACTATGGGTGCCAACGGGTTTACCATTTCTTACAAGGAGCGTTTCCGGTTTGGAAACGATAACCAGACAGAGAAAGTGGAAAAGGGCAAAAAGCAAAAAAAATCTAATCTCGACAAACCTATACAGCTTACAGAAGCTGAACTGTTTAAATCTGCATTCAATTTTCCGGCGGTTGTAAGTGTGGCTCTTAGCGGTCCGGGCTCAACAGAATTACGGTATAAAAGCAAGAAAACAAATCCTAATGTAAGGGTAAGCGGCGGAGATGAAAATTACCTGCCGGTAAACGGCTTTGCGGTGGAGTATGGCAGAAACCTCAACAGGCTCGATGTGCAGACCGGCCGGAATGTTTGTTTGCTGGGCAGCGATGTAGCTAAAAAATTGTTTGGCGAAACCGGTAAAGAAAAAGGCGTAGACAAAATAGTAAGCGTGGCAGGTGTGCCATATCGTGTAATCGGGATATTAAAAAGCAAAGGTTCCAGCGCATTGATGCGTGCAGACAATGTGGTCATTACCAGTTATAACAACGTTAGAAGAATGGGTAATTCTTCTCCTTCCTTTACTATTGGTGTTATGGCAAATGACGTTGGTTTACTGGATGGCGCTGTGGCAGAAGCCACGTCTATCTTTCGTGGTATCAGGCGGTTAACACCAGGCGAGGACGAGAATTTTGTGGCGGAAAAGAGTGATAAACTAGCTGAAACTTTTATCGGTTTGCTGGGTAGTATCCAGGGGGCTGCAGGTGCCATAGGCTTAATAACCCTTATAGGTGCCGCCATAGGTTTAATGAATATCATGCTTGTTGCGGTAAATGAACGCACACGTGAAGTAGGGCTGATAAAAGCACTTGGTGGTAAAAGAAGGAATATTCGTCAGCAGTTCCTGTTTGAGTCGACCATTATAAGTTTACTGGGTGCCTTTTTTGGAATATTGTTTGGTGTTTTACTGGGCAATGTGGCATCGCTGATTTTTGGAACGGGCTTCGTTGTGCCATGGGCCTGGGTAATTGCAGGAGTATTGATTTGTAGCGTGGTAGGCTTGCTGGCAGGTTTGTGGCCGGCTATAAAAGCGTCAAAGCTAAGCCCTATAATAGCTTTACGTTACGAGTAG
- a CDS encoding endonuclease MutS2, whose translation MKLYPESAAVQLEFDKIKALLTEHCNSEYGKKKAEQLRIHTKKEFIELELQQTNEFKLLLQHAQYFPNDYVLNIAREIKLLGIPGSTLSGDEFMLIRKLVSSLEKIFRWFDNERRTAYPALTKVIEDTYYEKVIAELIDDILDEYGNVKDTASPELQKIRASLYRKRNELRRAFEKVVARLNKAGYAADIEESFSNGRRVVAVFSEHKRQVKGILHGESDSRKTAYIEPEETIEINNDVFALESDERKEVMRILKALTAQLSSYSALLHVYYTVLGEYDFIRGKAKLAVDVNGNYPNVIDKAHIEVRDAYHPLLYLYNKNSQRKTIPVTLELDDKKRILVISGPNAGGKTVTMKTIGLNQMMMQSGLLVPVHPTSVMGIFKQLFIHIGDTQSIEFELSTYSSHLLHMKYFIENANGKTMFFIDELGSGSDPNLGGSFAEVIMEELARKHSFGIVTTHYLNLKVMANRTVGIINGAMAFDEVNLQPMYKLMVGKPGSSYTFAIAERIGLPKQLITRARQLVDEDHFRLDKLLNRTEQDQQQLDKDKKELAKLLQENDKLRKEMEGVMSREKHRQQVEVLKHQNKITEDRIEQMKETERKLKQIVIEWRKAEDKEDVIKNIQNLLFKKKEHVVANKLAKKIDAKYKEVKTDIVVGSKVKMKKNHQVGEVKEIRGKRAIVQIGLLPMNVDMADLVVVQERQDA comes from the coding sequence ATGAAGTTATATCCAGAATCGGCAGCAGTGCAGTTAGAGTTTGATAAGATCAAGGCCTTATTGACCGAACATTGCAATAGTGAATACGGAAAGAAAAAAGCAGAACAGTTACGCATTCATACCAAAAAAGAATTCATTGAACTAGAGTTGCAACAAACCAATGAATTCAAATTACTGTTACAACATGCCCAGTATTTTCCTAATGATTATGTATTGAATATTGCACGTGAAATAAAGCTGCTTGGTATACCGGGCAGTACACTCAGCGGTGATGAATTTATGCTTATAAGAAAACTGGTAAGCAGCCTTGAAAAAATATTCCGGTGGTTTGATAATGAAAGGAGAACGGCTTATCCTGCACTAACAAAAGTTATTGAAGATACCTACTATGAAAAAGTCATTGCAGAACTCATAGATGATATACTGGATGAATATGGCAATGTAAAAGATACAGCCAGTCCTGAACTGCAGAAGATACGGGCAAGCCTTTACCGTAAGAGAAATGAACTGAGACGCGCATTTGAAAAAGTGGTGGCGCGGTTAAATAAAGCGGGCTATGCAGCAGATATAGAAGAAAGCTTTAGCAATGGCCGCAGGGTAGTGGCAGTATTCTCAGAGCATAAAAGACAGGTAAAAGGTATTCTTCATGGAGAGAGCGACAGCCGCAAAACAGCTTATATTGAACCAGAAGAAACCATTGAAATAAACAATGATGTATTTGCGCTGGAGAGTGATGAAAGAAAAGAAGTAATGCGCATATTAAAAGCACTTACCGCACAGCTAAGTTCTTACAGCGCCTTGTTACATGTCTACTATACAGTACTAGGTGAATATGATTTTATACGTGGTAAGGCAAAGCTTGCCGTAGACGTAAATGGTAATTACCCGAATGTGATTGATAAAGCACACATTGAAGTGCGGGATGCGTATCACCCGTTGTTGTATTTGTACAATAAAAATTCGCAGCGTAAAACCATACCCGTTACGCTTGAACTGGATGATAAAAAAAGGATTCTCGTAATCAGCGGCCCTAACGCGGGTGGCAAAACGGTTACCATGAAAACAATCGGGCTCAACCAGATGATGATGCAGAGTGGGCTGTTGGTTCCAGTGCATCCTACTTCTGTAATGGGTATATTCAAGCAACTTTTCATACACATAGGCGATACGCAGAGTATAGAATTTGAGTTAAGTACCTACTCGTCTCACTTGTTGCACATGAAATATTTTATAGAGAACGCCAATGGCAAAACCATGTTCTTTATAGACGAACTGGGTAGCGGTAGTGACCCCAACCTGGGTGGATCATTTGCAGAAGTTATTATGGAAGAACTTGCCCGCAAACATTCATTTGGTATAGTAACAACGCACTACCTAAATCTGAAGGTGATGGCCAACCGAACAGTGGGAATAATTAATGGTGCCATGGCATTTGATGAAGTTAATCTTCAACCGATGTATAAACTGATGGTTGGTAAACCAGGCAGTTCTTACACATTTGCTATAGCTGAAAGAATAGGCTTGCCAAAGCAACTGATTACGCGTGCCAGGCAGCTGGTGGATGAAGATCATTTCAGGCTGGATAAATTGCTAAACCGCACGGAGCAGGACCAACAGCAACTGGATAAGGACAAGAAAGAACTTGCCAAACTGTTGCAGGAAAATGATAAGCTGCGAAAAGAAATGGAAGGCGTGATGAGCCGTGAGAAACACCGCCAGCAGGTAGAAGTTTTGAAACACCAAAACAAGATTACAGAAGATCGTATTGAGCAGATGAAGGAAACAGAAAGAAAGCTTAAACAGATCGTAATTGAATGGCGCAAGGCTGAAGACAAGGAAGATGTAATAAAGAATATTCAAAACCTGTTGTTTAAAAAAAAGGAACACGTAGTGGCAAACAAGCTTGCCAAAAAGATTGATGCAAAATATAAGGAAGTAAAGACAGATATTGTTGTTGGCTCAAAAGTGAAAATGAAAAAAAACCACCAGGTAGGCGAAGTAAAAGAAATACGTGGTAAGCGTGCTATTGTGCAAATAGGCCTGTTACCAATGAATGTTGATATGGCAGATCTTGTGGTGGTGCAGGAAAGGCAGGATGCCTGA
- a CDS encoding tetratricopeptide repeat protein — MRRSVFFVVTLLLNSQLFAQTDTVRLAVTDTVRLVIQPNQEAEKAYNNGNSLLQSKKYNEAIAAFTKALTLKPTLEKAYYNRGLAYAEAGKTAEALADLSKSIELNAGADYSYMLRAQTYRNTNDTANAMADLRKTIEINPKQAEAYYLQGLIAFQGRDYIAAIDHFSKAIEVKPDYAYALNDRGSAKMEIDSLNDAIDDYKKALAADQSLAFTYNNLGTAYRKKKEYKNAISSYDKAIGLKPDYYVAYNNRGAAKVEDQDVDGAMADFNKAIELKKDYAFAYNNRSSVQYKKRDFQAAVEDCNTAIRLNAEYAEAYLNRGISKEMLSDYKGACEDYTKAAELGIKIAKQYKSVVCE; from the coding sequence ATGAGAAGATCAGTTTTTTTTGTAGTAACCCTGCTTTTAAACTCTCAACTCTTTGCTCAGACAGACACCGTAAGGCTTGCAGTAACTGATACTGTAAGGTTAGTGATTCAGCCAAACCAGGAAGCAGAGAAAGCATATAACAATGGCAACAGCTTGTTGCAATCTAAAAAGTACAATGAAGCAATTGCAGCATTTACCAAAGCACTTACGCTAAAACCCACATTAGAGAAAGCTTATTATAACCGCGGGCTGGCTTATGCTGAAGCAGGCAAAACGGCTGAGGCACTCGCAGATCTTTCCAAATCGATAGAACTCAATGCCGGGGCAGATTACAGCTATATGCTGCGTGCGCAAACCTACAGGAATACAAATGATACAGCTAATGCTATGGCTGATCTGCGTAAAACCATCGAAATAAATCCCAAACAGGCAGAAGCCTATTATCTGCAGGGCCTGATTGCTTTCCAGGGCAGGGATTATATTGCTGCTATAGACCATTTTTCAAAAGCTATTGAAGTAAAACCTGACTATGCCTATGCGCTGAACGACAGGGGCAGTGCTAAAATGGAAATAGATAGTCTTAACGATGCCATAGATGATTATAAAAAAGCATTGGCTGCCGATCAGAGCCTTGCATTTACCTACAATAATCTTGGTACTGCTTACAGGAAAAAGAAAGAGTACAAAAACGCCATATCTAGTTACGATAAAGCAATTGGCCTGAAACCGGATTATTATGTCGCCTACAATAACAGGGGAGCGGCCAAAGTTGAAGACCAGGATGTTGATGGCGCTATGGCTGATTTTAATAAAGCGATTGAATTAAAAAAGGATTATGCATTTGCGTATAATAACCGCTCATCTGTGCAATATAAAAAGAGGGATTTCCAGGCTGCAGTTGAAGATTGCAATACCGCCATCAGGTTAAATGCAGAATACGCCGAAGCATATTTAAACCGTGGTATCTCCAAGGAAATGCTCAGCGATTATAAAGGTGCCTGTGAAGACTACACGAAGGCTGCCGAACTCGGTATTAAGATAGCAAAGCAATATAAATCCGTAGTGTGCGAATAA
- a CDS encoding copper homeostasis protein CutC, with translation MTLEIAVFNIQSAIIAANAGADRIELCENPADGGTTPSYGTLKTVRDKVSVPVFPIIRPRGGDFLYTQEEFEVMIRDVQLCKELGFEGVVLGLLNPDGSIDVPRTKMLVQLAYPLEVTFHRAFDRAARPSRALEDVIDCGCQRILTSGQVPNAFDGKLLIKQLVADAAERIIIMPGSGVRAGNIAALAAFTGATELHSSARKTIASQMHYYPSSMEEVLENIIPDIAEIKAMKANVR, from the coding sequence ATGACATTAGAAATAGCAGTCTTCAATATTCAATCGGCAATCATTGCGGCAAATGCAGGCGCAGACAGAATTGAGCTTTGCGAAAATCCTGCAGACGGCGGTACTACTCCATCTTACGGCACCTTGAAAACAGTAAGGGACAAAGTATCTGTACCTGTATTTCCTATCATTCGTCCACGTGGTGGCGATTTTCTGTATACACAGGAAGAATTTGAAGTTATGATCCGCGATGTACAGCTCTGCAAAGAACTGGGGTTCGAAGGTGTAGTGTTGGGCCTGTTAAATCCTGATGGTAGTATAGATGTGCCGCGTACAAAAATGCTCGTTCAGCTCGCCTACCCGCTGGAAGTTACTTTTCACCGCGCTTTCGACCGTGCAGCCCGGCCTTCCAGGGCTTTGGAAGATGTTATCGATTGCGGCTGCCAGCGCATACTTACCAGCGGCCAGGTTCCCAATGCTTTCGACGGAAAATTGCTGATTAAACAATTGGTGGCAGATGCTGCAGAACGAATCATTATTATGCCGGGCAGTGGTGTAAGAGCCGGCAATATCGCAGCGCTCGCCGCTTTTACAGGCGCCACCGAATTACATTCCTCCGCCCGAAAAACGATCGCCTCCCAAATGCATTACTACCCATCGTCTATGGAAGAAGTGCTTGAAAACATAATTCCTGATATTGCCGAAATCAAAGCCATGAAAGCAAACGTTCGTTAA
- a CDS encoding septal ring lytic transglycosylase RlpA family protein, whose protein sequence is MKTFYSILLVLIFIMHGNARPETYVFRPHFIQDTTDTNITLLPDSVLAVAEEKKVTKKVAPLLKGTASFYSKSLEGSETATGEVFSHANYTAASNNLPLNAWVKVTNLRNGKTVVVRINDRMHPKMAKKGRVIDLTIAAAKKIGLTTKIGLTKVSLEVMDKSDVDETNAPIIATLSK, encoded by the coding sequence ATGAAGACTTTTTATTCAATTCTTTTGGTCTTAATTTTTATCATGCATGGCAATGCCCGGCCTGAAACGTATGTTTTCCGCCCTCACTTTATCCAGGATACGACTGATACAAATATTACCTTATTACCAGATTCAGTTTTAGCTGTTGCAGAAGAAAAAAAGGTTACCAAAAAAGTTGCTCCTCTTTTAAAGGGCACAGCAAGCTTCTACAGTAAAAGCCTGGAAGGCAGCGAGACCGCCACAGGCGAAGTTTTTAGCCACGCCAACTATACAGCAGCAAGCAACAATTTACCACTTAATGCATGGGTGAAAGTTACCAACCTTCGCAATGGTAAAACTGTTGTAGTACGCATCAATGACCGCATGCACCCAAAGATGGCAAAAAAAGGACGGGTAATAGACTTAACGATTGCTGCTGCTAAAAAGATAGGCCTCACTACTAAAATAGGCCTCACGAAAGTATCGCTTGAAGTAATGGATAAAAGCGATGTTGATGAAACGAATGCTCCCATCATCGCTACTTTATCAAAATAA
- a CDS encoding trimeric intracellular cation channel family protein: MEQVLYIIAITAEAMTAALSAGRRKMDWVGVCIIACVTALGGGTIRNILLGHYPMSWIAHPEYILITIGGALLAGVIASVMKKLKSVFLFLDALGLVVFTIIGCQLAEQLHMPSLIVVLSGVITGCGGGVLRDILCNDIPLLFRKEIYATASLLTGVLYIGIERLGMTTETAAIVAAITGLIVRLFAIRYKWQMPQFVYEEEWD, encoded by the coding sequence ATGGAACAGGTATTATACATCATTGCCATTACTGCAGAAGCAATGACTGCCGCACTTTCTGCCGGCCGCAGAAAAATGGATTGGGTAGGCGTTTGCATCATTGCCTGTGTAACAGCTTTGGGTGGCGGCACCATCAGGAATATTTTATTGGGTCATTATCCTATGTCCTGGATTGCACATCCTGAGTATATCCTTATCACCATAGGCGGCGCATTACTGGCAGGTGTAATTGCATCTGTTATGAAAAAGCTGAAAAGTGTTTTTCTTTTCCTCGATGCTTTGGGGCTTGTTGTATTTACCATTATTGGTTGCCAGCTTGCCGAACAGTTACACATGCCATCACTCATCGTTGTGCTGAGTGGTGTAATTACGGGTTGCGGCGGCGGTGTGCTAAGAGATATTTTATGTAACGATATACCGTTATTGTTCAGGAAAGAGATTTACGCAACCGCATCGCTGCTTACCGGCGTGTTGTATATAGGAATTGAAAGACTTGGGATGACAACAGAAACCGCAGCCATTGTAGCCGCCATTACAGGCTTAATTGTAAGGTTGTTTGCAATACGGTATAAATGGCAAATGCCACAGTTTGTTTACGAGGAGGAGTGGGATTAA
- a CDS encoding VIT1/CCC1 transporter family protein — MHDTHLHHEDHLESSALLKDIVIGMSDGLTVPFALAAGLSGAVDNTSVIVLAGIAEIAAGSIAMGLGGFLAGKTEQDHYNSELKREYWEVDHLPQKEREEVKDFFAGLGLSEDVQEKATTELIKDKDRWVEFMMKHELNLDKPDPKRARKSAFNIGVSYIVGGLVPLSPYFFVDEATEALKFSVVITLACLFIFGFFKSKITGVNPWSGGFKVMLIGAVAAATAFGIARLIEGK, encoded by the coding sequence ATGCACGATACACACCTGCATCATGAAGATCATTTGGAAAGTTCAGCATTACTGAAAGATATCGTAATAGGTATGAGCGATGGTTTAACGGTACCTTTTGCATTGGCTGCAGGTCTCAGTGGTGCGGTGGATAATACCAGTGTTATTGTACTTGCAGGTATTGCAGAAATTGCCGCAGGTTCAATAGCAATGGGTCTCGGTGGTTTTCTTGCAGGTAAAACAGAACAGGATCATTACAACAGCGAATTGAAAAGAGAGTACTGGGAGGTTGACCATCTGCCACAAAAAGAAAGAGAAGAAGTAAAAGATTTCTTTGCAGGCCTTGGCTTAAGTGAAGATGTGCAGGAAAAAGCTACAACCGAACTTATAAAAGATAAAGACCGATGGGTGGAGTTTATGATGAAGCATGAACTAAACCTTGATAAGCCAGACCCTAAGCGTGCACGAAAAAGCGCATTTAACATTGGTGTTTCTTACATTGTTGGTGGCCTTGTACCATTAAGTCCTTATTTTTTTGTAGATGAAGCTACAGAAGCGTTGAAATTTTCAGTTGTCATTACCCTCGCCTGCCTGTTTATTTTTGGGTTTTTTAAAAGTAAAATTACAGGCGTAAACCCATGGAGCGGAGGCTTTAAAGTTATGCTTATTGGCGCCGTAGCCGCAGCAACTGCTTTTGGTATCGCAAGACTTATAGAAGGAAAATAA